One Anolis carolinensis isolate JA03-04 chromosome 4, rAnoCar3.1.pri, whole genome shotgun sequence DNA window includes the following coding sequences:
- the LOC100558576 gene encoding gastrula zinc finger protein XlCGF57.1, whose product MSQVSMLHFKVNITTNMEKKAYECTECGKSFNQQRPLRIHERTHTGEKPYTCQECGKSFTQSGTLHSHQRTHTGEKPYKCLECGKNFAHGGDLRSHQRTHTGEKPYTCLECGKSFTHRTNLYAHQRVHTGEKPFKCLECGKSFACSGDLHNHHRTHTGEKPYSCLECGKSFTHNTNLYAHKRVHTGEKPYACLECGKSFTHSTNLYAHQRVHTGEKPYTCLECGKSFASRGELHKHHRTHTGEKPYTCLECGKSFTQSSNLNIHRRVHTGEKPYECLVCGKSFACSGELHEHHRIHTGEKPYKCLECGKSFAQSGTLSRHRRTHTGEKPYKCLECGKSFSYNGDLCKHKRIHTGEKPLQCLECGKSFADRGYLRKHYRTHTGEKPYKCLECGKSFTSSGYLRKHNRIHTGEKLYTDSTL is encoded by the coding sequence ATGAGTCAAGTGTCTATGTTGCATTTTAAAGTAAATATCACTACCAACATGGAGAAGAAGGCATATGAATGTactgagtgtggaaagagctttaatcAGCAGAGACCTCTGCGGATACatgaaagaactcacactggtgagaaaccctacACATGtcaggaatgtggaaagagcttcactcagagtggaaCTCTGCATTCACATcagagaactcacactggggagaaaccctataaatgcctggagtgtggaaagaattTTGCTCACGGTGgagatctacgttcacatcagagaactcacactggggagaaaccctacacgtgcctggaatgtggaaagagcttcactcacagGACGAATCTATATGCACATCAAAGagttcacactggggaaaaaccctttaaatgcctagagtgtggaaagagctttgcctGCAGTGGAGATCTACATAATCATCAccgaactcacactggggaaaaaccctactcatgcctggagtgtggaaagagcttcactcacaaTACGAATCTATATGCACATAAAAGagttcacactggggaaaaaccctacgcatgcctggagtgtggaaagagcttcactcacagTACAAATCTATATGCACATCAAAGagttcacactggggaaaaaccctacacatgcctagagtgtggaaagagctttgccaGCCGTGGAGAACTCCATAAACATCacagaactcacactggggagaaaccctatacatgcctggaatgtggaaagagcttcactcaaagTTCAAATCTAAATATACATCGAAGagttcacactggagagaaaccctatgaatgcctggtttgtggaaagagctttgcctGCAGTGGAGAGCTACATGAACATCAcagaattcacactggggagaaaccttataaatgcctggagtgtggaaagagctttgctcagagtggaaCACTAAGTCGACATcgaagaactcacactggggagaaaccctataaatgcctggagtgtggaaagagcttctcttACAATGGAGACCTATGTAAACATAAaagaattcacactggggagaaacccttgcaatgcttggagtgtggaaagagctttgctgacCGTGGGTATCTACGTAAGCATTATagaacccacactggggagaaaccctataaatgcctggagtgtggaaagagttttacTTCCAGTGGGTATCTACGCAAACATAACAGAATCCATACTGGGGAGAAACTCTATACAGACAGTACCCTGTGA